The following is a genomic window from Stenotrophomonas maltophilia.
GTTGCCGGAGATCACGAACCAGGCAAACGGGTCGTTGATGATCTGGTACGAGGGCGCGGTTCCGTCCGGATCGGACGAAGACAAGGTCGCCACCACCTGCCCCGACACGCCGGTGTTCTCGGCGGTGAGCGCCACGTGCTGCACGACATCCGGCGTGCGCGGTGCCTCGTTGACGTTGGACACCCCGACCTGGAACACCTGGTCGCGGGTCGCGCCGTGGCTGTCGGTCACCCGCACCGTGATTGCATGCGACGTGGCGGCCTCGTAATCCAGCAGCCCCCCATTGGCGACGCTCAGCACGCCGGCCGCGGTGATGGCAAAGCGGCCGCCGGCATTGTTGACCAGGGTGAAGGTCAGGCCGTCGGTCGCATCCTGGTCCTGGCCACTGAACTTGCCGACCTCGGTACCGTTGCCCGAGTTCTCGGCGATGCTGAGCGTACGGTCGGCAGTGATGCCATGAGGCGCGTCGTTGACGTCCTCCAGGCGCACGGTGATGGTGCGCGCACCGGCCGAGGTCAACCCACCTGATACGGCCTTCACCGACACCGAGTACACCACCTCCTGTCGGCCATCGCTGTCGGCATCGCTCAGCGTCATGCCGGCGGCCTTCAGCGCCTCGAAGTCCAGCACCAGGCCATCGCGGAACTTGAGCTGGTTGCCGACCAGGGTGAACCAGCCGCGCGAGTCTCCCTCCAGCACATAGCTGTAGCTGCCATTGCCGCCGCTGGAGGACAGGTTGGCAATCACCACGCCGCCCAACGCGGCATTTTCGGCAGCGATGGCCACCGGCTGGCTGGAGACGGTCGGTATTGCCGGGGCTTCATCGACGTTGGTCACCGCCACGGTGAAGGTCTTGTCGCGGGTGAGGCCACCGGCGTCGGTCACGCGCACCACGATCTGATGCGACGTGTTGGTCTCGTAGTCGAGCAGGCTGGCATTGGCCACCGTCAGCACGCCCGCCGCGGAAATCGCAAAGCGGCCACCGGCATTGTCGGTCAGGCTGAAGGTGAAGCCATCGTTGTCCGCGTCGACGCGGGCGAAGTTGCCCAGCACCGTGCCATTGGCCACCGGCGCGTCCGCCGTGGATTCGACCGTGCTCAACGCCCGGTCGACCGTGATGTCGGTCGGACGCGCGTTGATGGTGACCGACAGGGTCTGCGTCTTGCTGCTGGTCAGGCCGGTGGCGGTCTCCTTGGCGATGGCGGTCACGGTCAGCGCCGCAGTGCCGGTCAGGTCGGCCGACCACGTGGCCGGGCCGACCAGCGCAAGGCCGGCCAGCTGCGCCGGCGTCAGCGACCACACGCCGTTGCCCAGGTTCGTTCCCTTGTTCAGGGTCAGCCCGGTCGGAAGGTTGGAGATGCGGATCTCCAGGGTCTCCGAACCATCGGTATCGGACAACGCAGCCTGCACATCCAGGGCCAGCGTGCCACCGTCGAGGGTCGTACCGACCTGCACCGCGCGGCTGATCACCGGCGCATCGACCACCGGTTTCACGTCCAGGAAAAACACCCGCTCGGTCACCAGGCCACCCGCATCGGTGGCGACCAGCTTGATCGCCACCCGTCCGCTGGCATTGCCCTTCGGCACCAGGGTCACCGTCCGCTCGCCGTTGGCACCGGCGGTGATGGTCGGCGCGTTCATCCAGGCCACCGCGGAACTGAGATCGGTGGCGTCCAGGACGAACGCCTGTACGGTCACGCCGGATGCGGGGGTCAAGTCATCACCCACGGTGAACTGCACGGCAACCTGTCCATCTTCATTGATCGACTGGTTCGCTACCACGCTGACCGAGGGCAGACCGTTGCCATCCCAGTGGTGCCGCCATTGGTTCTCGAAGGACGCATCAGCATGCAGGGCCTGGTAAGCGGCGACCGTGGCGGGCTTGGTCCGGCCGGCCATCAGCGTGACCAGCGCCTCGGCATTGATGGTACTGCTGGCATGCTCGCCGGCCAGAATGAAATCGATCTTGTAGTTGGCGCGATCATTGGCGCTGGTCGTGGTGTACCAGCCCTTGATCGTGGTCACCACGCTGGTGCCGATCACCGAGATCACCAGATCATCGCCTGTGCGGCTGAACCACAGATCATTCCGACTGATGTCGCGGTAGCCGATGACGTCGATGTCGTCGCCACTGGAATCGTAATTGCGGATCTCGTCCGCACCCGAATCGCGATCGATCAGATAGACGTCACTGTCATCGCCACCGATCAGGATGTCGCTGCCGGCGCCGCCATACAGCGTATCGTTGCCGGCCTGCGCATCCAGCAGATCATCGCCGTCACCACCATAGAGCGTGTCATTGCCGGCCCCACCGTAGAGCGTGTCATTGCCGGCACCGCCCTCGATGTAATCATCACCCGCGCTGCCGGTGATGGTGTCGTTGAATGCACTGCCGATGATCCGCTCGAATGCATCTTCCAGCACGTCACCGGCCGCTGCGCCGCCATGGGTTCCCGTCGCCAGGTTCAGCACCACGCCGGCCGTTGCCGAAGCATAGGTCAGCGTATCGACGCCTGCACCGCCGGACAGCGTGTCGGCACCGGCGCCACCCTCAAGAAGGTCGTCACCATCGCCACCGCGCAGGATGTCGTTGCCGAGGCCGCCCTTCAGCGTGTCATTGCCGATGCCACCTTCCAGCAGATCGTTGCCGGCACCGCCATCGAGAATGTCGTTCCCTGCATCGCCATACAGACGGTCATCGCCGTCTTCGCCATACAGGTTGTCATCGCCGTCACCGCCACGCAGTTCGTCGATGCCCGCGCCACCGTACAGGGTGTCGCGACCGAGCTCGCCCCACAGTTTGTCGTCGCCGGCGTCACCGCGCAGGGTGTCATCGCCATCGCCACCGTACAGATCGTCATTGCCACCGCCACCGTTGATGGTGTCGTTGCCGCCCAACCCCTGGATCACGTCGCGGTTGGCCTGGCCGACCAGTGTTTCGCCGGCTGCGGTGCCGTACAGATAGTCATCGCGGTTGACGACTGTGAACACCAGCTGCTTGCTGACGCTCAATCCGGCGCCGCCACGATCGGTTGCCGTGACGGTCACCGCCACCGTGCTTCCCGCTTCATAGTCGACGATCGCGCCCGCCTTCAGGCGCAGCTGGTTGCCGTTGACGATCTCGAAACGGCTGTCCGAAACGCTGTAGGCCATGGTGGCGAAGTCGCTGCCCGCCACGGTGTCCGGATCGGTGGACGACAGCGTGCCCAGCAGGATCGCGGGCAGCGCTGTGCCAGTGGCCACCCGATCAGTTTCGTTGAAGCTGGTGGTTGTGGCCGCGAATGCCACGGCGGTTGGTGCTTCGTTTTCGTCTTCGATGGCATAGGTGAAGCTGAGGGTTCCGGCCGACGCCAGCTCGCCGTCGAATGCCCTGACACTGGCGGTCAGCAGCACTTCCTTGATGCCATCGCCATCCAGGTCGACCAGGGTCGCGCCCTGCGCTGTGGCCAACGCCTCGAAGTCGATCGCAACGCCCGAACGCACGCGCACCTGGTTGCCCACCACCTCCAACAGGCCGCCCGGGTTGGTCACCAGCTGCAGGGTCGGCGTCGTGGTGTCGGGATCGCCGATCACGAAGGTGCCCACCACCGTGCCGGCCCCGGTCTTCTCGCCGGCCAGAACCGGTGCGGTGTTCGGCGGGCGGGTCGGCGTGAACGGTGCCTCGTTGATGTTGCGCACGTCGATCGTGAAGTCCTTTTCGAACCACGCGCCGGCGCCATCGGTCACGCGTACGCGGATGGTGTGCGCGCTGCCGGTCTCATAGTCCAGCTTGGTTCCATCGCGGACGCTGAGCGTGCCATCGGCCGTAATCCTGAAGCGGCCACCGCCGTCATTGATCAGGGTGAAGGTGGCCGTATCCTCTGCGCCGTCCCGGTCGACATGGCCGAAGCGGCCCAGCGACAGGTTGTTGGCGGCGTTCTCGTCCACCGCCAGCGGCCCCGGGGCGAGGATGTCACTGGGCACGTCGTTGACCGAGCGCACCACCAGATCCACCACCTGGTCGGCGGTATTGCCGTCGGCATCGGTGACCCTGACCACGAAGCGGTCGGTGCCGTGGCGATCGGCTGCGGGGGTGTAGACCCAGGCACCGGTGGCCGCGTCGAGTGCAACGCTGCCCATCGTCGGCCCCTGCAGCACGGCGTAGCCGGAGATGTTGTCGTCATGGTCGACGGCATTGACGTTACCCACCAGTGCCACGTCTTCGTCAGTCGACAGCGACTGGTTGGCCAGCTGCGGGCCGGCCTTGCCGGTGGGATGCCAGTAGCGCGTCAGCTGCGCCGCGATGGCCGCCGGCAGGACGGCCGGCACCTCCGTGGAGAGCTGCGCCATGGCCTGGATCAGCGGTTCAGCATGGGCCAGGAACAGCGAGCCGGCCGCTGTTGCGATCTCCCGCAGGCGACCTGCCCCGGTGTAGTAGCCGGCGATCGTAACGCTCGATCCGCCGCCCAGCACGCTCACCACCAGGTCGTCACCCCTGCGCTGCAACCAGACCGATTCCGGACCGGCGTCCTGCAACACCAGCCGGTTGCGACCGAGCGAATCCTCGATCCGATCCGATCCGTCATGACCCGCGACAACATAGGTGTCGTCGCCCGCACCACCGCGCATCAGGTCGTCACCACCGTCGCCGGACAACGTGTCGTTGCCGTCTCCGCCTTCCAGCAGGTCGTCGCCTGCGCCGCCGGACAGGACATCATCGCCGGCCTCGCCGTACAACTGGTCCGCGCCCTCCTGTCCCCCCAGCGTGTCGTCGCCGTCTCCGCCCCAGGCCTTGTCGTCGCCCGCGTCACCACTGATCTGATCGTTGCCCAGGCCGCCATACAGCTCATCGGCGCCGGTGCCGCCGGCCAGTATGTCCTTGCCGGCACCGCCATCCAGACGATCATCGCCGTCATCGCCGGACAGCGCATCGTCGCCGTCGCCTCCCATCAGCGTATCGTTGCCGTCTCCGCCAACGAGCACGTCGTCGCCCGCCCGGCCGTCCAGCCAGTCGTTGCCCCCCAACCCGAGCAGCCGGTTGGCACGCGCGTCGCCACTGATCGTGTCACCAAAGTCAGCGGTTCCCACCACGTTCTCGACCGAGCTGACACCCCCATTCAGCACGATGCTGTCACCGGTGGCGTGCCCGCCGAACAACGAACCGGTGGCAAGATCGGCAACCAGCGCCGCGCTGGATGAGGCGTAGCGGATCGTGTCTCCGTAGGCCTGCCCAGGCTGGATCGCCTGCCCCAGGCTCACACGGTCACTGCCGCCGTCCAGCACGTCCGCGCCAGCACCGCCCTCCAGCGTGTCATCGCCATCGCCACCGCTCAGCGTGTCGTTGCCGTCGCTGCCGGAAAGGACATCCTCACCCGCTCCTCCGTTGATGACGTCGGCCGCCGTACCGCCCAGGATCACATCGTCATCGGCGGTGCCACCCTGTGCGAGCTGGCGGAGATTGCGCAGTTCAACAGTGAGGCCATCGTTGAGCTGCATGCGCTCCACGCTGATCTGCGCATTGCCGTCACTGCCGATCTTCACCGATCCATTCTGGGCCGCGACCACGTCCAACTGGTTCTCGCCACCGACAATGCGCAGGCGCAGATTGGACAGGCTGATGCCCTTTCCGAACGACAACAGGTCGTCGCCCGACGCGTCCTGGCGCGGCGCCTCACGCAGCAGCTGCATGCCGTTGGCGGTGTTGCGCCAGGTCGTTCCCTGCAGGCGCCCCACGCCGTAGTTCCAGGCCGAAGCCGGCGGGATCGTGGCCTGCTGCTGCGAGAACAGGAAATCGACCTGATCGAAACTGCGGTAGGCCACCTCTCCGCTGAGGCGGTTGGTCAGGGTCAGCCGGTACGCATGCCGCCCCGCGCTCTCGCCCAGGTAATCCCACGATGCCAGGTACGCGCCGGATACCTGGCCGTCCGCGCCCACCACTTCCTCCAGATCGAACGCCGCGTCCATGATCTGGTCGTCACCGTCGCCGACGTTGTACTCATACACATCGTCGCCCGCTCCACCACGCAGCAGATCGTTGCCACCGCCACCGCGCAGGATGTTGTCGGAGGCATCACCGCCCAGTCGGTCGGCACCGTTTCCCCCGGCAAGGCCCTCGATGCCCTCATACACGTCGCCCTTGGCATGGCTGGTATTGCCGACGGTGTTGCCAAGATAGGCAACGACCGCGCTGCTGCCGGCATAGGATGCGATGTCGGTGCCCAACCCGCCAAACAGCAGATCGGCGTCGCTGCCCCCTTCCAGCGTGTCGTCGCCGCTCCCGCCGTAGAGGATGTCCGCACCGGCACCGCCCTTGAGCAGGTCCGATCCTTCATTGCCGTTGAGCAGATCATCGCCAGCACCGCCGTCGATGACATCGTCACCACCGTTGCCGGTCAGCCAGTCCTTGCCGGACGTTCCACTGATGGTGTCGTTGCCATCACTGCCGCCCAGCAGCGTCATCGCGGCAACGCCCAGGCGACCGGTGGCGGCGAACACCATATTCTCGATGGAGCCGCCCAGCGCGTACCAGTCCTTGATCGTCAGCGTGTCGGTGGACTGCGACAGACGACCC
Proteins encoded in this region:
- a CDS encoding cadherin domain-containing protein, with the protein product MSGRTITQVPKRSLTTIVRRMKTASASASIGDNTALMTAIAELMQFDEMSIRVALDGTGWSVISASAEEKSGYFGMALYHDASNSFIVANRPTQANPVDWRDIITDALATLHIPTQQQLDAIAFGRQAFADAKGIGLNFSDLYFPGFSLGTALAQTQMMDLYLTRDNLPVGFDINRMSGVGKGSAGFGVGNPTDSLGLIMAMVHGQGVNTAAAQAFIQDHYTHYVRQSDFVPGGAWTAGGRLGNVVVLPDLYVLTESGKYVMVTGIGAHNGTAYDLSIDAYKKHQVTAQDYIAVIRTDGTLAFLPKADKELILPSADFIGQSQSYLPTGYILTLAEPQGDGVRIVGETINGDVIEIVRTDLDGDGDYDRIERVLQEKTSGSRNFGNNRFLISGGEVSDEDDYVQTAQVRIDSNGDGKVDQIDNVTTRGNIRIEVNTVIAADGTVTTTDDVLYLGVNIGSIGSSFGSSLSSVLFDDALVSSIGSIVFSALGENLAEALAQLRVTESAFQAFDAAFQDIELDLGANATGVVSSYLAGELIHALGLEGTVVGELGQSAAAQALGMIIQNISNGVPALSNINLGSFNISTVVATWLGTKLASKLVEFDTIAGQIGASLGASIGAMIGAASAGSSAAMGMRFGSMAGPVGAVIGAFVGYIFGGVIGSMFGGKPRSGAEVTWDQASGKFAISGVWQRSGATPTAAISFAQTVSGTLNNVLELAGSRLIDPASVVAGGYGTHGKDFVYRRNGTVVFKTRDAAEVIGYGSLAALRSLVPQMAGGDIYIKRALSNGLATTRPQDFDSTQLVGDLSVALDYGRYMADPSVVNALLSTGSADGFAAGWAITFARARELGLHRRAASDWTGGFSVLMDEILDGTVDGIGIGPANLYMALDGKERTFTVMAGDERAGTIRDSIETSMKDEIAGSSGADQISLEGNVLAASAALKVNGAAMNGSHKVDVAAIIDAGDGDDIVRGGDLGNDLLGGSGNDTLVGGRLDDWLLGQDGDDVLFAGAVSNITFAAGDAAAEAAAIAVNGGNGNLLRGGAGNDRLYGGRGADWLEGGAGVDRILGGDGADIISGGAGDDRFGNGAALFGGGGSDQYLFGFGDGRDVIFDEADGASVANKGGDSLAWRIRQMEQGLLARGWAGGGDYLADGTVRGGEDAIVFSAGVAFENLRMRRDGNNLVISLVFIDSAGRAKTTSDELVISDWFETTHRVEWLRFANGEEVRIGDMTSYIIGTAGSDVILGTYGADFIYGGDGNDEIRGLAGNDFGIGGAGDDFVAGDGDQDWVMGGSGNDQVLGGDGNDTVFGDGGNDRVYGGSGSDLVVGGRGNDEVVGGEGDDVFRYQRGDGEDILLDDYVDNWDLVWEKGSYVNGYVRNADGTVSKDGVVYFNGASWISHNDWNDEAQVLRRHMGALDGVIARNAGVDSLEFGAGIDVQDILLQQIDNDLRLTVGRDGDAGRLSQSTDTLTIKDWYALGGSIENMVFAATGRLGVAAMTLLGGSDGNDTISGTSGKDWLTGNGGDDVIDGGAGDDLLNGNEGSDLLKGGAGADILYGGSGDDTLEGGSDADLLFGGLGTDIASYAGSSAVVAYLGNTVGNTSHAKGDVYEGIEGLAGGNGADRLGGDASDNILRGGGGNDLLRGGAGDDVYEYNVGDGDDQIMDAAFDLEEVVGADGQVSGAYLASWDYLGESAGRHAYRLTLTNRLSGEVAYRSFDQVDFLFSQQQATIPPASAWNYGVGRLQGTTWRNTANGMQLLREAPRQDASGDDLLSFGKGISLSNLRLRIVGGENQLDVVAAQNGSVKIGSDGNAQISVERMQLNDGLTVELRNLRQLAQGGTADDDVILGGTAADVINGGAGEDVLSGSDGNDTLSGGDGDDTLEGGAGADVLDGGSDRVSLGQAIQPGQAYGDTIRYASSSAALVADLATGSLFGGHATGDSIVLNGGVSSVENVVGTADFGDTISGDARANRLLGLGGNDWLDGRAGDDVLVGGDGNDTLMGGDGDDALSGDDGDDRLDGGAGKDILAGGTGADELYGGLGNDQISGDAGDDKAWGGDGDDTLGGQEGADQLYGEAGDDVLSGGAGDDLLEGGDGNDTLSGDGGDDLMRGGAGDDTYVVAGHDGSDRIEDSLGRNRLVLQDAGPESVWLQRRGDDLVVSVLGGGSSVTIAGYYTGAGRLREIATAAGSLFLAHAEPLIQAMAQLSTEVPAVLPAAIAAQLTRYWHPTGKAGPQLANQSLSTDEDVALVGNVNAVDHDDNISGYAVLQGPTMGSVALDAATGAWVYTPAADRHGTDRFVVRVTDADGNTADQVVDLVVRSVNDVPSDILAPGPLAVDENAANNLSLGRFGHVDRDGAEDTATFTLINDGGGRFRITADGTLSVRDGTKLDYETGSAHTIRVRVTDGAGAWFEKDFTIDVRNINEAPFTPTRPPNTAPVLAGEKTGAGTVVGTFVIGDPDTTTPTLQLVTNPGGLLEVVGNQVRVRSGVAIDFEALATAQGATLVDLDGDGIKEVLLTASVRAFDGELASAGTLSFTYAIEDENEAPTAVAFAATTTSFNETDRVATGTALPAILLGTLSSTDPDTVAGSDFATMAYSVSDSRFEIVNGNQLRLKAGAIVDYEAGSTVAVTVTATDRGGAGLSVSKQLVFTVVNRDDYLYGTAAGETLVGQANRDVIQGLGGNDTINGGGGNDDLYGGDGDDTLRGDAGDDKLWGELGRDTLYGGAGIDELRGGDGDDNLYGEDGDDRLYGDAGNDILDGGAGNDLLEGGIGNDTLKGGLGNDILRGGDGDDLLEGGAGADTLSGGAGVDTLTYASATAGVVLNLATGTHGGAAAGDVLEDAFERIIGSAFNDTITGSAGDDYIEGGAGNDTLYGGAGNDTLYGGDGDDLLDAQAGNDTLYGGAGSDILIGGDDSDVYLIDRDSGADEIRNYDSSGDDIDVIGYRDISRNDLWFSRTGDDLVISVIGTSVVTTIKGWYTTTSANDRANYKIDFILAGEHASSTINAEALVTLMAGRTKPATVAAYQALHADASFENQWRHHWDGNGLPSVSVVANQSINEDGQVAVQFTVGDDLTPASGVTVQAFVLDATDLSSAVAWMNAPTITAGANGERTVTLVPKGNASGRVAIKLVATDAGGLVTERVFFLDVKPVVDAPVISRAVQVGTTLDGGTLALDVQAALSDTDGSETLEIRISNLPTGLTLNKGTNLGNGVWSLTPAQLAGLALVGPATWSADLTGTAALTVTAIAKETATGLTSSKTQTLSVTINARPTDITVDRALSTVESTADAPVANGTVLGNFARVDADNDGFTFSLTDNAGGRFAISAAGVLTVANASLLDYETNTSHQIVVRVTDAGGLTRDKTFTVAVTNVDEAPAIPTVSSQPVAIAAENAALGGVVIANLSSSGGNGSYSYVLEGDSRGWFTLVGNQLKFRDGLVLDFEALKAAGMTLSDADSDGRQEVVYSVSVKAVSGGLTSAGARTITVRLEDVNDAPHGITADRTLSIAENSGNGTEVGKFSGQDQDATDGLTFTLVNNAGGRFAITAAGVLSVANGGLLDYEAATSHAITVRVTDSHGATRDQVFQVGVSNVNEAPRTPDVVQHVALTAENTGVSGQVVATLSSSDPDGTAPSYQIINDPFAWFVISGNQLKYNVNSFDFEAVAPYLQLIDGDGDGQLEAYYNVTVRATDGALVSGNREITVRIEDVNEAPTTWGQSVTLAESAPGAGQTVFQFTNWSDPDSQWYNRDHRFAITGGASNLFGINATTGQIALHGQLDFESAQSHQIQVTVTDRAGASSSTWVTINVQNVNEKPTLVYTQDSNFVYVLWGNDQEDFYSSVVITSAVEILSVTQQYWDTYTNETFYYDYGTTTRAISGDGFLTGYYYNGTIATRIANRGNRRQVNEGNWGDPRGSGAGYYQETYYDTWYEIVVQSVDSAGLWSDPVKFVVNEFGARLGPVVLDLDGDGVETVGWAQSATRFDMDGDGVRDLTGWVGPHDGLLVLDRNRNGTIDSGAEISFTMDREGARSDLEGLAAYDSNGDRRLDAGDARFGEFQVWRDANRDGISQTGELLTLQQAGVASINLDAQRTGQTPGTSPDNTTYANGQYTRTDGSQAALSDMFFAFGEREEDVDGDGLDLNAGAGRNGRDQGSGDAASGRVKRRGGDPRVAMAGDPPVPTAAPAGVGAGDRFAAPAPTAAERLQAAPRSAERPAIEEDIPSGPAAQRSALHDNLALAQKKRFQMIEAMSTFDAQPYAQGISTAARDPAALELLTAIPDYRISQA